From the genome of Cololabis saira isolate AMF1-May2022 chromosome 1, fColSai1.1, whole genome shotgun sequence:
tataagctACGTGCTTCTAAGGTGTCaagagaaggaaaggagaatacgtcgtttaataccagcaacttgataaaacatctcaagacgcatcataaagctgagtatacagagtttgctgatgctactgcaagaccacaatagccaacattagctcaggttctgcaaaagagaCAGACAAAGGCAAGAGACGACCTACGGGCCCTTAAAATAACGGAGGCTCTAAGCCATTATTTAGCGCTGGATGACCAGCTACTGTCAGTTGGAGAAGACGAAGGATTTCACTGTGTTCTTGACGCACTTGAGCCGCGATATGATGTTTCATTAATATgttatgtttgatattttcttaaatgtgaagacagtgccagtgtggagaatttttatttacacagaaagattattttttgtttaaaatatagttattctactcattttatttattttcattgaatttatcggtcttccaattcattgcatttttagcctagttatttttgttgtaGAAGTAttgtatcggtactcggtatcggcaagtacacaaattaaaatactcatacTCGTACTTGGTGTGAGAAAAatagtatcggggcatccctaattgATACGCAAATCCCGTTGTTGTTCAGCTTGGATCCGCCACCCGTTCCATCTCCTGTATCGTCCAGCTCTTATGGGGAAGCCAGCGAGGCCAGAGGTTGGTATAGTAGGTAGTAGCACTCTCACCCTCCCGAGTtgtcttccctcccctcaactcagcTCAGGCGGCGGGAGAACGCCTCACGTTTCCACTGCCCAGCTCGCGTTGAACATCTGTCCCTCATCCAGGGATAATAGTGTCCTATAATCTAAAAAGGCCAGTTGGCGCTTGGGGAGTGTTAGTTTTGGACCCTGCATGCATCTCTCACCACCGTCTGTAGAGCTTTTTTAGTCCAGGACATTACAAACTGAGTCCAGTCCAAttataatgtatttaaatctAATTAGTTATGATCCATTCACAATCCAGTTTTTGGTtcagtttcttttgttttagtaCAGCAATCACAAAGAGAGACCAGGGATACTAGCCATGGGACGCCCATCCATCCAGTATTCCTGTTTTTCTGATTCACGATGAGATGGTTGGTCGGAGCCGGTCTTTGAGCAAAAGgcagggttacaccctggacgggTCACCAATCCATCACAGGCAGTGGGACATATTCAAAATACAAAGTTAATGACAGGAATAATGGTACACAAATATTTGGAGAGTAAAGAGAACAgggtgaggaaaaaaaaacaacagtcatTGCTTATGGCAacgtaaataaaaaacatgatcaAAAAGGAGAACTAAGTCTAAATCTTAAAGGTAGATCAGGTTGGGTGAGGTGAGGGTGTCTGCCTCTAAAATCCAAACTGGGTGCTGGTTCCATGAAGGAGGGGTCTGATAACTGTCGGCTCTGCTcttctttatttgtttatacAGGTTAGTCTAATTGAGGCACAGGGTCTCATTTTCAAGAGAGACCTTTCTAACGAAGTAAAAACCTCCCAATCTCATTGGCTTCTGCAATCTCTGGAAGTCAGCCTGTATTCTGACAGGGAAGGTCTCCCTTGGGAACTACCGGCTCCTCCTTCTCTTGAAGCATGGCCCTTTAGGGTTTTGTGAGGAGAAGAATTTCAGCTAAGCAACAGGGAGCCAATATATAGAAGATCAAATGTCATAAATATTATCTTGTCTACTAATTTTCATAAGAGTCGGCTATTCTAGAGTCACTGTGTATGTTAAGCAACACGATTTTTTTGATGGTGCAAGTGTCCTAatctctaatggcgcttttccactagtatctactcaacCCAACTCGAGTCGacttggcacgttagacccctagtggaaaggcGCTAAACCaggtagatacttttctgtatctattctgtcgaggttctaagcggctgagtcggctgtatctgacatcatcacactacaggccaccgattggtcggggagttgggagtcagacgtctgagtcaggaggaggaaatcagagaaagagcggcTTGTGGCTTCTTGTTctttttattcgacaggcaatggcagcacaaaagtctgtttgttgatccaactctgaggtgcagatgatcataaacctggtggctgaggagagaattaaaaatggatctagacgggcgataaggaacgaccagatctaccaggagctctgtcacttcatagctgctcacggctccagctgacttttcagcagcgacgagacaaacaaaaaaattgctgcttgaagcttgtctcactctcattttttaacttgatattgaacacaagtcacagacccagcagcacatctatcatctcctccaggttctacatctttagtgtgtttagtgtcttcttcgtttagatcacacaatcaaatacgttgCAGCAgtttcgctccaacctcctacttttCATCTgagtattgaaaagaaaccaggGCAAGGCGAAtcgagtcaggctgagtaggtactagtggaaaagcgccataataaAGGGATGATGAACGTATCTCAAAGGGGGTTGTGAGGGTGGGCCAAGTGCTGCTCTCTCAGACAGGTTGTCCTCAGCCACTTGTTTTTTGGATTAAGAAGAATTAACGAGGTGCAGGACCAAGATGGATGCAGAGGAATGACATCTAAGATTAGTAGAGCACTAACGTCCCTTTGTGTCCTGTGACATCAGCTGTTTCTGTACCATCTCTTCTCAACACCAGGACAGGAGAAGTATCCCAGACGTTAAGACCCAGTTCTAACGTTCAGTACATGAACCCTGTCTTGACTGCCTGAAATGTCTCCAATGTTGTCTCTTGCCATTTTCTCCTCCATCCTCAGGTCAGTGATGACATCCTAACCACATTACCATGGCAACAGGAAGAAAAGGTAATTGtgatagtgtgtgtgtgaatgctaTGTTTGATTGCAGTATTAGGGCCTTCATCCGGTTATCTGTGACTGGAGTCCTCAGGGAGGGGTGTGGCTGCTGCTCCAAGCCTTCCAGGGTTAGTTTAAACTCTATCCAGGAGCAGATGGAGGATGTTTTTGAAACTGAACATAGCAAATGATCCAACAAACTACACAGCAAAGGTTGCAGCCACCTTTGAGGATGTCATGGTTGATGACCAGCTCATCCTATCACTGTTTCTAAGTACCAGCAGTTCAACCAGAGGGATGTTCCAGGATCAGCAGTGCGTCCAGTGCTTGCTCACCTAAATAAGAAGACACGTCATGCCAGTACTCATTGAAGTCCACTTGCTCCCCACGACTTACATAATAATCAGTTTAATAGAGCTGCCAACAGAATAATTGCAGGACGATCAAGCAGCCGATCCAGTCATCCAGGCTCTTTACTGCGCTGTTAACTTGTCAGGAACCTCATCTGCTGCCACCAGGGTGGATgttggaacaaaaaaacaaatgctaTCAGAACAGTGATCTTCCTCTCTGCCCTCCAAAAGCTCCTGCACACTCATCTCCTTTGAGAATATTTCCTTTTCTAACACCCTAATCTGCCTAACCTGCATTTGCTTTGCCCATCTGACCAATTCTGCTTGTAGTGTCATTTAAATAGCTTTAGCACTAAAAATGCATGACAGGGGGTCTTACTGTAAAGCTTGAATGTTGTTCCTGAACACAGTGTTGGATAGAAGCATTAATTACATGTTAATGTCAAGAGGGTTCCCAGTCACCAGTAGTTTGTCCACTgtaagtgtgtgtttgtaagTGTGTGTTTTCGTGTTGTACCTCTCCCAAGAGCAACATCTACCTGTGCAGTTTCACATTCAGATGCTGCGACTGACTCTTATCACTCCACCACATCTTCTGCAGTAGCAGCCCGTCACCGGGGAAGAGAAGGACCACTGGTGGAAGGCATCAGTTCTGACATGATCATACAATAACCTTCAGATCACATTAGCTCATTCCACCTCTTTTACTCTATTTTTAGTCTAGTAATGAAGCAGAGCTGTAGAGAGACGTTTGCTGTAaggtaatccctcgtttttcgcgggggttaccTTCCAAAAAGATCCAATCCGTGACGTAGTAACCTTTATTTtgcttacaattattatacaaggcttcaaattgtggagatcagcaccgccccaccgtgacccgattaattggacaTATTAAACcataacgttattgacacacaggaagtgaagaagcagggagactgtttagccaatcagaatgctgaacacaatgcacaatgcagatccgtgaagcagcgagacgtgaaaggttgTAGCGAGGGAATACTGTATTGTGCTATTTTCTTTGTTGAGAGAGCTGGATAGGAACATATTTCTATGTTCTTGTATTTATGTGGCTGGTTCTCACAAGTTGAATGTGtctcattaattcattaatttgtaATTGCATGTCGACTTTATGGCATATAACTGATAAAAAAATGGAATGGTAGCAAGTATTTtaaatctttcttttttctctctagaCAAAATATGAGAGAAAGCCAATGGAAATTAAAAGGAACTTTTCAAAGGTCACACTTTAGTTTTAAAGAATCATGATCTTAAACAGTAGACAATAAATAACTTATCTCTTGTAAATGAATGGGTTCTAACATTGCTatgtagaaaaatataaaatatcttATACCTCCTGCAAACAATTACATTTCAATAGTGACATGACCAGAGTAACCGACATGACCAGATTTAGATTAGTTTTCAGTTCATTGTCCAGCGCCTGGTAAACAATATGGCAGCCGATGCAACAGCATGGCGACTGGAAGCAAAGTTCATTAAAAGATAGTGTTTTTAATAAGTGTCCATCCCtgttttatataataattaGCAAATCGTTTAAACAACTTCATCCAAAATTTAAAAGCTGTTAACCAAATTAGAGCTCTTTTTataattaatttaataattcataatctGATTAGTCGACATATTGTTTCGGTAGTCAATGCCTAATCGACCTTCGTTAGTTGCAGCCATAGTCAACCATTATTTTCTTGCCATATTAGTGTCATACTGAATAATTGTGACCAATTCTTTGGGCGGACGACATCAGCCTTTTCTTGATGTGAACTCATGTGACTCCAGCCACGTTCATTCAACTGTTTCTTCAGTCTTAAGTACACAACCAgtctctccacttttgtatgccttTTTGTCTTCCCAGCAGGTGGAAAAAAGAGCGGGTCTTACGTGCAGGCACCAGGACCGGCAAAGGGGGAATTGTTCCACAGAGAAATGCCAGTGAAGGTTAAAAGTCTGTCTTTTCTCCAGGCTCCACTTCCAAAGCTGCTGGGGTGCATTTCCCTGACGATAACGAGACTCCTGGCTCTCCAACCCGAAGAGATGACCAATCCAACATCTCTACCCTCCTTGCTGTCCTACAGAAGGATGGTCGCTACTTAGTCAAGGTGTGTGTGCAAGTGGGAGTTATCTGTAGATGATTTAGTTGTACTCTTAAGTGTGCACTTGCACTTGCCATGTCCAGGCATGACtggccctccctccctcccaggTCCCCCCCACTGGCCTGCGCTCATTACCCCCGTCCTCGAACATGACTACTGCATGTACCAACATTGTCAtatttggcgcttttccactagtacctactcagcctgactcgtctcggtttggttcttttccactgcGGCTCTAACAtttcgagtagatactttttctgtaactattttgccgaggttctaagcggctgagtcggctgtatctgacatcatcacaatagaggccaccgattggtcggggggttggagtcagacgtctgagtcaggaggaggaaatcaatgaaagagcaactctgatggcggcttcttgttctttttctttcgaccagcaatggcagcagaagtctgtttggtaattcaactctgaggtgcagatgttcataaacctggtggctgaggagagaattaaaaagggatctagacggagataaggaacgaccagatccaccaggagcgttgccgcttgaagcttctcccaTTTTTTTACttggtatcgaacacaagccacagacccagcagcacatctatcatctcctccaggttctacatctttagtgttgttgtcttcttcgtttagatcaaacaatcaaatacgtcacagcagtttcgctccaacccgcctacttctgctccaggtgctgaattgttatggaaaagaaagttTGCCGAattgagctgagatgagtagagccgagtgggtgctagtggaaaagcgccaattgTTACATAACGTACCCACATGACACTACTCTGTCTCTTGTTTTGAGTCGCGGTCAGAAACTACGGTGactgagacccgccattgctgaaaataaaagtaacgctgcaaactgaaacaaacgctgctgcaaataaaataaacgcttagcaaataaaataaacgctgcaaacaaaaagaaatgccgctgcaaataaaagaaacgctgcaaatataaataaaaaaacgacggaaataaaaaagccacaacggaagtgaattaccggggactatttttgctgatgcaccggtgttccatattaaaaattacacgtagcgacgttgaacactaaccttttcacttattttcttgttcgttgttcttcttattcctcgctcttcttatttattccttttcacttacgtcctcttcatcttcttcttctcctctagcgtaaaaaacaccggtgcatcagcaaaaatagtcccaggtaattcacttccgttgtggcttttttatttgcgtcttgttttttttttgcaaagcgtttattttatttgcagcggcgtttctctttatttgcagcgtttctttcattttcagcaatggcgggtctcggccaccgtaagaAACAGCTCTCATTCTTTTGAATTTCTGGATGATGCAACTTTCACACGTGTTGCATCTTTTCCTCGTCCACATACACGTTCGGCTGCACAAAGGCCTTTTTCAGCTGTGTCAGAGACCAGGAAACGTGCTTTGTCTGAGTCACGCCAGTGGAGAGAACAGACTTGAGTCTGGTAAATTGTGCTTGGGAAGAGTGCAACAGCCCAGTGGGACACATTTCTGAAGGTGACTCTGGACAGTGGACTGCCGAGGTCAGTAGTCTGGTCGGTGTACCTCCCAGTCCCTGTCAGCATGGCTTGTAGTGAAAACAGGGCTCGGCATTCACAGCCTTGACTTGACTTCATCTTGCCCAtgtcaattattattattttttagattttatttcttttttttttttttgtaaatatgttttattggttttttacatttatccCACAGAGATGAAAAGTACAGAACATATGCACAACTTCAATTTGTACATTCATCCCCAAAATTTAAGTGTAAGTGCATTGTTCATCTGAAACATCGTTACAGTGAGTCCACCATTCccaccccctcccacacacccacccacccaACCATAGGTTTACAGGATATAAAGCACACTTGAGGAGTAATAGAACAAAagtgaaaagggaaaaaataaaacaaaacaagaaaaaataaaaataaagaagaaaaaaagaaagaggggagTGTTCACTTCTGCGATCGGTCATGTGTGAGTTCCATCCTATTCATTATCAAGGGGCTCCTGTAAGGAgtcatatggcacttttccactagcacctactcagcccgactcgcctcggcgCGGCTCGtctcgcctctacccgttttgtcctcgtttgtttttccacagccaggtgagaagtgggcgggttggggtgaagctgctgtgacgtactcgattgcgcaacacctttgtttgtgtcggcgctgatgagaaatcagctggagccacgagcggctgagagtgAAACAGCGcgcctggtggatctgatcgttccttatcgcccgtctacatcctttttttaattctctcgtcagccaccaggtttatgaacatctgcacctcagagttggatcaccaaacagacgtttacGCTGTATAATCAAATCGCTGCGagctgcgagtcgctctcgcgctgactcccgcttcctgattcaaacgtctgacggccccccgatCAATCTGTGGCCTGtattgtggtgacgtcagatatagtgccggctcagctcggttagaacctcggcagaatggttacagaaaaagtatctgcttggcacggctccacccgcctcggcccgtagtggaaaagcgcaagacggggcgtggtgggtagaagcgcgctgagtaggtactagtggaaaagggccaataGAAGTCAAGAAAGGGACTCCATATTTTAGATTTGATTTCTTACTACATTGATGTAtagttaaattattttaaaatcagaAACGTGTGTTTCTTCAGAAAAATATCCCTGTTTTAACTGTATAAAAATATAATTGCTTATTAATCTTAATCAAGCTAAAATGCTCATAACTTATCACAACTTTAGCCACAACTGATTTGGGGATAGTATTTTGGAATGATCATAGTCACTGAGGAATAGCAAAACTACAaggaaatacaggactgtctcagaaaatttgaatattgtgataaagttctttattttctgtaatgcaattacataatgggttgctgattatggtttacagcttaagattaagattcccagaatattctatttttttgggataggatatttgagttttcttaagctgtaagccatgatcagcaatattaaaataataaaaggcttgcaatatttcagttgatttgtaatgaatccagaatgtatgacatttttgtttttgtaattgcattacagaaaatcacaatattctaattttctgagccagtcctgtatgtgtttcTCCCCACAAAAATGGGACAGCTCTCTTTATTTCCTATCATTCCTGCCGTAACCGCGTCTATTTTCTGTtcccctccctctgtctccgGAACTCTGCTTCCCTCCTTCTCTTTGCTCTTTGACTCTTTCCTGCCACTCTTTGCTCAAGGCTGGTTTCCTGAAGAGTCACCACTGTTATGAGATTGTCTTTACTGTACCAGAGGTTCCCACTCTGGGGAAACAACTCTCCTGTCTTCCTTCCTGCTCTCCGTCCCGGAAGCCCTGGAGCATTCGGGTCCAACGAATAAACTCCAGCCTGGAGGGTAAGGAATACGTCTTTACTAGATATGTAAATTAACGTGAGATGGAGACTGTTGGTGAAGCAAATTCATTATGTGTATTAATTAGATAGAGGCATTTTTATACCTCTCATTTTATAATTGCTTGGATTTACCATGCCGTTGGCAGCTTGTAACTGATTCGagcatttaacaaagcaatattACAGGGGGTATTGAAACTTACAACTCCATGTCCATGTCATGTTATTGTCCCCATCAGGAAAATACTTTCTACTTGCTAATTTGTTGAAGCCGGAGAAGATTGTCTGCTGAGCTGATTTACATTTACCTGCTAATGTAAATGCAAATCTAGAAAAACATGATCCTCCAAACAGCCATGATTAAAAGTCAGTTACCTGTTGCTGCTGGTGTTTTGGGATCACGACAACTGCAGGAGCGAGATGCCAACCAGGCTTCAGAGGGATGGATATACTGGCTGGGCTTCAGCGGGGGGGTTACCCTAATACCCTGATACCCTGATACCCTGGTACCCCGATACCCCGGTACACTTGTACCCTGATACCCTGGCTGGGCTTCAGCGGCAGGGGGTACCCTGATGCCCTGGTACCCTGATACCCCGGCTGGGCTTCAGCGGGAGGGATACCCTGGTACCCTGATACCCTGGCTGGGCTTCAGCGGGAGGGATACCCTGGTACCCTGATACCCCGGCTGGGCTTCAGCGGGAGGGGGGTACCCTGATGGGTGGGGGTACTCTGGCTGGGCTTCGGAGGGGGGGATACCCTGGTACCCTGATACCCTGGCTGGGCTTCAGCGGCAGGGGGTACCCTGATGCCCTGGTACCCTGATACCCCGGCTGGGCTTCAGCGGGAGGGATACCCTGGTACCCTGATACCCTGGCTGGGCTTCAGCGGGAGGGATACCCTGGTACCCTGATACCCCGGCTGGGCTTCAGCGGGAGGGGGGTACCCTGATGGGTGGGGGTACTCTGGCTGGGCTTCGGAGGGGGGGATACCCTGGTACCCTGATACCCTGGCTGGGCTTCAGCGGGAGGGATACCCTGGTAACCTGATACCCTGGCTGGGCTTCGGTGGGAGGGATACCCTGGTACCCTGGGTATCTAGGGTGCTAAACATGGCAACAGGGTTCAATGAGTAGTTAGCGACCCAGGTTAGCAACAGAGTTTATAATACGGCTAATCCatttgctctctccttcttcgACCCCAGGCGTTGAAAACCTGGGggtactatttatttatttttcctcataTTTAGCTTGGTTGACACTTGCGGCGTTCTGGCAGCAGGCCTGAACGGTCCCGCTGTTGACCAGACGAAATCAGACTGATTCTTATTTGCATAACATTTGC
Proteins encoded in this window:
- the LOC133453967 gene encoding adipose-secreted signaling protein, producing the protein MATGRKGSTSKAAGVHFPDDNETPGSPTRRDDQSNISTLLAVLQKDGRYLVKAGFLKSHHCYEIVFTVPEVPTLGKQLSCLPSCSPSRKPWSIRVQRINSSLEGEVKVTCEYRTHQEGVMQEEITLVTRGKRDSSVKIRLQARVIDPHHGTPMLLEGVRCLAAQKDAHTKHCSDQKRV